The following are from one region of the Mustela lutreola isolate mMusLut2 chromosome 7, mMusLut2.pri, whole genome shotgun sequence genome:
- the ZSCAN2 gene encoding zinc finger and SCAN domain-containing protein 2, translating to MMAAEGPRVTSSLSPLVQVPQEEDEQEEVTTMILEDDSWVQEAVLQEDGPESETFPQSAGKGSPHGEAAGGPQGALGRLRELCRRWLRPEVHTKEQMLTVLPREIQAWLQEHRPETSEEAVALVEDLTQTLQEGDFEIQSDNGENSSQDLFEDAEPHEMFSEMPEGEGIPQSDWESDSERDCGSRGPPRNAPSGDHREVPTQGREVGQLIGLQGTYLGEKPYECPQCGKTFSRKSHLITHERTHTGEKYYKCNECGKSFSDGSNFSRHQTTHTGEKPYKCRDCGKSFSRSANLITHQRIHTGEKPFQCAECGKSFSRSPNLIAHQRTHTGEKPYSCPECGKSFGNRSSLNTHQGIHTGEKPYECKECGESFSYNSNLIRHQRIHTGEKPYKCAECGQRFSQSSALITHRRTHTGEKPYQCGECGKSFSRSSNLATHRRTHLLEKPYKCGECGKSFSQSSSLIAHQGTHTGEKPYECLTCGESFSWSSNLLKHQRVHTGEKPYKCTECGKGFSQRSQLGVHQRTHTGEKPYQCLMCGKSFSRGSILVMHQRAHLGDKPYRCPECGKGFSWNSVLIIHQRIHTGERPYKCPECGKGFSNSSNFITHQRTHAKDKAY from the exons ATGATGGCTGCAGAGGGGCCGAGAGTAACCAGCTCCCTGAGCCCCTTGGTCCAGGTGCCTCAAGAGGAAGACGAACAGGAGGAGGTCACCACCATGATCCTGGAGGATGACTCTTGGGTGCAGGAAGCTGTATTGCAGGAAGATGGCCCTGAGTCAGAGACCTTTCCCCAGAGTGCTGGCAAGGGTAGCCCCCATGGGGAGGCCGCCGGAGGGCCGCAGGGTGCACTTGGCCGCCTCCGAGAGCTCTGTCGGCGCTGGCTGAGGCCGGAAGTGCACACCAAGGAACAGATGCTGACCGTGCTACCAAGGGAAATTCAGGCCTGGCTGCAAGAGCATCGTCCCGAAACCAGTGAGGAGGCCGTGGCCCTGGTGGAGGACTTGACCCAGACCCTTCAGGAGGGCG ATTTTGAGATCCAGAGTGACAATGGGGAGAACTCCAGTCAGGATCTATTTGAGGACGCCGAGCCACATGAGATGTTCTCAGAAATGCCAGAAGGGGAAGGCATTCCGCAATCCGACTGGGAAAGTGACTCTGAGAGAGACTGTGGCTCCAGGGGGCCACCGAGGAATGCCCCGAGTGGGGACCACAGGGAGGTGCCCACACAGGGCAGGGAAGTCGGGCAGCTCATCGGCCTTCAGGGCACCTATCTGGGTGAGAAGCCCTACGAGTGTCCCCAGTGTGGGAAAACCTTCAGCCGGAAATCCCACCTGATCACCCATGAGCGGACCCACACGGgagaaaaatattacaaatgcAATGAATGCGGGAAAAGCTTTAGTGATGGTTCCAACTTCAGCAGACACCAAACCACCCACACGGgggagaaaccttacaaatgcaGAGACTGTGGGAAAAGCTTTAGCCGGAGTGCAAACCTCATCACCCACCAGAGGATCCACACAGGAGAAAAGCCCTTCCAGTGTGCCGAGTGTGGCAAGAGTTTCAGCAGGAGCCCCAATCTTATTGCCCACCAGCGAACCCACACGGGTGAGAAGCCCTACTCGTGCCCCGAGTGTGGGAAGAGCTTCGGCAACCGGTCCAGCCTTAACACACACCAGGGCATCCACACAGGCGAAAAGCCGTACGAGTGCAAGGAGTGTGGGGAGAGCTTCAGCTATAACTCCAACCTGATCCGGCACCAGCGGATCCACACAGGCGAGAAGCCCTACAAGTGCGCTGAGTGCGGGCAGAGGTTCAGCCAGAGCTCAGCGCTCATCACACACCGGAGGACACACACTGGCGAGAAGCCCTACCAGTGCGGTGAGTGCGGCAAGAGCTTCAGCCGCAGCTCCAACCTGGCCACACACCGCCGCACACATCTGCTGGAGAAGCCCTACAAGTGCGGCGAGTGTGGCAAGAGCTTCAGCCAGAGTTCCAGCCTCATCGCGCACCAGGGCACGCACACTGGCGAGAAGCCCTATGAGTGCCTGACGTGCGGGGAGAGCTTCAGCTGGAGCTCCAACCTCCTCAAGCACCAGCGAGTTCACACCGGCGAGAAGCCATACAAGTGCACTGAGTGTGGCAAGGGCTTCAGCCAgcgctcgcagctcggggtgcaTCAGCGGACGCACACTGGCGAGAAGCCCTACCAGTGCCTAATGTGCGGCAAGAGCTTCAGCCGGGGCTCCATCCTCGTCATGCACCAGCGCGCCCACTTGGGGGACAAGCCCTACCGCTGCCCGGAGTGTGGTAAGGGCTTCAGCTGGAACTCCGTCCTCATCATCCACCAGCGCATCCACACGGGGGAGAGGCCCTACAAGTGCCCTGAGTGTGGCAAGGGCTTTAGCAACAGCTCTAACTTCATCACTCACCAGAGAACGCACGCCAAAGACAAAGCCTACTGA